A genomic stretch from Penaeus monodon isolate SGIC_2016 chromosome 25, NSTDA_Pmon_1, whole genome shotgun sequence includes:
- the LOC119589341 gene encoding LOW QUALITY PROTEIN: uncharacterized protein LOC119589341 (The sequence of the model RefSeq protein was modified relative to this genomic sequence to represent the inferred CDS: deleted 1 base in 1 codon): MCSSPRRPSVTPAARTFIFQQQLLLLLLLCMRTSSSYTPRAPTSPLPHEKYPGEEHRGHEERPVSSEGDDGGNFFPQDVGVRSSEWFAEVQTLDIITKPIISMAGRSHITVEFRIDSHHILLDMHPTSDLLAESYRKPRNGAQEVSQTNVFFSLDEEIQENDDEVQKKRDFHWNRLPIYKECIRSNSIRAKSWSVAGVQYVLCHLSPDKAKPENRCSVWQWVRSSPAGHVDAVRTRGGGRSATSRGRSQTCRALAADLRRSRTPGPSALSPLGVVVVSGRELLVEPLPGTRTPEGPHRIVSREQVESVPGKCGAWTCPPPLSAPPLPPALLPWVQARRGALLGPLWTDKLTRFVEVVLVADRSFYLKFGEGVAARCRAMLNIVNAMYRPLGVVVVLTDLIVWDDSDKIAVTNRHVDLLARFTAYRLKLLQERPDLPNDNTILLTRVDFVGSTVGYATVKGMCSKNSSVSVVQDKNEAVGIVAQTLAHEMGHNLGMLHDEDAQDCTCESSKCVMGGTGSNIYNSSMGWSSCSKKYLAQSFSTAGFDCLKNVPTKLYSRPSCGNGVVERGEQCDCGPAEFCDNPCCDPDTCRLAVNATCASGACCDTKTCKPLPVASLCRGALSECDLPEFCSGDSEYCPADVFKRDGELCFRGMGHCHRGECGSHQQRCKIVWGPTTSNAEDKCYNYNTGGSSNGNCGFRDSSLNNLNKCSQRDSHCGTLHCLPFTDKPMLTGSYRYGNIGKCHYVLASRHIPSAFWLVPDGSSCGVNKMCVKQRCEEILEPDGVSQCPNGCSDHGVCNSNNNCHCDLGFGPPDCSGFGFGGSYDSGHMEEPRMNPVLKAIIILFFLLLAIVIIFCCTFDFLRRWWEKRGRSLIRSSVPCCASCIDSCCCFFMAKFTHWVVTAGPLGKEKHAVQRQVEAKEGGDRTTICQVDVDFNKDLSKTNTWGVANDKLVTDIVTITPKNSPDLRRKVQLPSDSPVLYHKSNEGLNRPTYIQSLSVDSGCVVDDEEVITREPVSSQMSMTSLVSALRKFNPKSSKTPDREASQPKFPARKISKTPEREIQRPPYVTQKSMPLSRFVVDPLAGNRNSRQGTPPPFEESAPNYRRSVSTDVVSACGTKTPEARPRPPPPALKPHRSEDNIHRAPTTKDNPFFPPDKVIGRSSRPSEQVSSSENSSESLDGRRRQPTTPKKTSPVRMPMLPPGAKRPSPPAGSPRSGPPAPPSAATPANPPASGGSVKDMIRRMETN; encoded by the exons ATGTGTTCCTCGCCAAGACGCCCCTCCGTCACCCCCGCCGCTCGAACCTTCATCTTCCAACAGCaactccttctgctcctccttctgtGCATGCGAACCTCCTCCTCATACACCCCAAGGGCACCGACGTCGCCCTTGCCTCACGAAAAGTACCCGGGCGAAGAGCACCGCGGGCATGAAGAAAGGCCGGTTTCTTCTGAAGGAGATGACGGCGGCAATTTTTTCCCACAAGATGTCGGAGTTCGGAGTTCTG AGTGGTTCGCAGAAGTACAAACGCTGGACATCATAACAAAGCCAATCATAAGT ATGGCTGGTCGATCCCATATCACGGTGGAGTTTAGGATAGACAGCCATCATATTCTTCTTGACATGCATCCAaccag CGATCTCTTGGCCGAGTCTTACCGGAAGCCACGAAACGGGGCCCAAGAGGTGAGTCagacgaatgtttttttttctcttgatgaaGAAATACAGGAAAATGATGACGAggtgcagaaaaaaagag ATTTCCACTGGAATAGATTACCTATATACAAGGAATGCATTCGTTCAAATAGTATTAGGGCAAAGAGTTGGAGCGTTGCCGGTGTCCAGTATGTCTTGTGTCATTTGTCGCCAGACAAAGCAAAGCCTGAGAACCGCT GTTCTGTGTGGCAGTGGGTTCGCTCCAGCCCGGCTGGCCACGTGGACgccgtgcg GACCCGCGGCGGAGGCAGGAGTGCGACTTCCAGGGGACGGTCACAGACCTGCCGGGCTCTGGCGGCTGACCTGCGGCGAAGTCGTACACCGGGGCCTTCTGCCCTCTCGCCTTT gGGCGTGGTGGTGGTATCCGGCAGGGAGCTTCTGGTGGAGCCTCTACCAGGGACAAGGACCCCCGAGGGACCGCACAGGATCGTCTCGAGGGAACAGGTGGAGTCTGTTCCAGGGAAATGTGGTGCGTGGA CGTGTCCTCCACCCCTCTCCGCCCCACCCCTGCCCCCGGCCCTCCTCCCCTGGGTGCAGGCGCGTCGCGGGGCGCTGCTCGGGCCCCTCTGGACGGACAAGTTGACCCGCTTCGTGGAGGTGGTCCTCGTGGCCGACCGCAGCTTCTACCTCAAGTTCGGCGAGGGGGTGGCCGCCCGCTGCCGTGCCATGCTCAACATCGTGAACGCG ATGTACCGCCCGCTCGGCGTCGTGGTTGTCCTGACCGACCTCATTGTGTGGGACGATTCCGACAAAATCGCCGTCACGAACAGACACGTGGATCTTCTCGCCAGATTCACGGCCTACCGTCTCAAGCTGCTTCAGGAGAGGCCTGATTTGCCCAATGACAACACTATTCTGTTGAC gAGAGTGGATTTCGTTGGCTCGACCGTCGGATATGCCACCGTGAAAGGCATGTGCAG CAAGAACTCCTCGGTGAGCGTCGTGCAAGACAAGAACGAGGCCGTGGGCATTGTTGCACAGACCCTTGCGCACGAGATGGGCCACAACCTCGGCATGTTGCACGACGAGGACGCGCAAGACTGCACGTGCGAGAGTAGCAAATGCGTCATGGGAGGCACCGGCAG CAACATCTACAACTCCAGCATGGGTTGGAGTTCCTGCAGCAAGAAGTACCTCGCTCAGAGCTTCTCCACCGCCGGCTTCGACTGCCTGAAGAACGTCCCGACGAAGCTGTACTCGCGTCCCAGCTGCGGCAACGGCGTGGTGGAGAGGGGCGAGCAATGCGACTGCGGCCCGGCGGAGTTCTGCGACAACCCCTGCTGCGACCCCGACACCTGCAGGCTGGCTGTGAACGCCACCTGCGCCTCGGGGGCTTGCTGCGACACTAAG ACATGCAAGCCTCTGCCCGTCGCCTCCTTGTGCCGGGGGGCCCTGTCCGAGTGCGACCTGCCCGAGTTCTGCTCAGGGGACTCCGAGTACTGCCCCGCTGACGTTTTCAAGAGGGACGGGGAACTTTGCTTCCGTGGAATG ggCCACTGCCACAGGGGCGAGTGCGGCAGCCACCAGCAACGGTGCAAGATAGTCTGGGGACCGACGACTTCCAATGCTGAAGATAAGTGCTACAATTACAACACTGGCGGTAGTTCGAACGGCAACTGTGGCTTCAGGGACAGTAGTCTGAACAACCTGAATAAGTGTAGTCAGAG AGACTCCCACTGCGGCACCCTTCACTGCCTCCCTTTTACGgacaagcccatgctcacgggcaGTTACCGGTACGGGAATATAGGCAAGTGCCATTACGTGTTGGCATCGAGGCACATACCCAGTGCCTTCTGGTTGGTTCCTGATGGCTCTAGCTGTGGCGTGAACAAG ATGTGCGTGAAGCAGAGGTGCGAGGAAATCTTAGAACCGGACGGCGTATCTCAGTGTCCCAACGGTTGCTCTGACCACGGCGtgtgcaacagcaacaacaactgtCACTGCGACCTTGGCTTTGGCCCTCCGGATTGCTCAGGCTTTGGTTTCGGAGGCTCCTACGATAGCGGTCACATGGAGGAGCCCCGAA TGAATCCGGTACTGAAGgccatcatcatcttattcttcCTGTTGCTGGCCATCGTTATCATCTTCTGCTGCACGTTCGACTTTCTGCGCAGGTGGTGGGAGAAACGAGGTCGATCTCTCATCAGATCCAGCGTCCCTTGCTGCGCCTCCTGCATCGACTCCTGCTGCTGCTTCTTCATGGCAAAGTTCACTCACTGGGTCGTCACCGCCGGGCCCCTCGGCAAGGAGAAGCACGCGGTTCAGCGCCAAGTCgaggcgaaagagggaggagacaggACTACAATCTGTCAAGTGGACGTCGATTTTAACAAGGACTTGTCCAAGACGAATACGTGGGGCGTCGCCAATGACAAGCTGGTGACTGACATCGTTACTATCACGCCGAAGAACTCTCCTGACCTTAGAAGG AAGGTTCAGCTGCCTTCGGATTCGCCTGTTCTTTACCACAAGTCCAATGAAGGTCTAAATCGCCCTACGTACATCCAGTCGCTCTCGGTCGACTCGGGCTGCGTTGTCGACGACGAGGAAGTGATCACGAGGGAACCCGTGTCGTCGCAGATGTCGATGACGAGTCTGGTGAGCGCCCTGAGGAAATTCAACCCGAAGTCGTCCAAGACCCCGGACCGGGAGGCGAGCCAGCCCAAGTTCCCCGCCCGGAAGATCTCCAAAACGCCCGAACGCGAGATTCAACGGCCGCCCTACGTCACGCAGAAGTCCATGCCCTTGAGCCGCTTCGTCGTGGATCCTCTCGCCGGAAATCGGAACTCGAGGCAGGGGACGCCTCCTCCTTTCGAGGAGTCGGCGCCCAACTACCGCCGCTCCGTCTCCACCGACGTGGTCTCCGCCTGCGGGACCAAGACCCCGGAAGCCCGtccccgcccccctccgcccGCCCTCAAGCCGCACAGGAGCGAAGACAACATCCACCGAGCGCCCACGACGAAGGACAACCCCTTCTTCCCCCCGGACAAGGTCATCGGGAGGTCGAGCCGCCCCAGCGAGCAAGTCTCCTCGAGCGAGAACAGCAGCGAGTCTCTCGACGGGAGACGCAGGCAGCCCACGACGCCGAAGAAGACTTCTCCTGTGAGG ATGCCAATGCTGCCCCCCGGGGCGAAAAGACCCTCGCCGCCGGCGGGATCTCCTAGATCAGGTCCTCCGGCGCCTCCTTCGGCGGCAACGCCCGCGAATCCTCCGGCCTCTGGCGGGAGCGTCAAGGACATGATTCGCAGGATGGAGACGAACTAA